One Phragmites australis chromosome 23, lpPhrAust1.1, whole genome shotgun sequence DNA window includes the following coding sequences:
- the LOC133906295 gene encoding large ribosomal subunit protein uL3-like, with protein sequence MSHRKFEHPRHGSLGFLPRKRCSRHRGKVKSFPRDDAKKPCHLTAFLGYKAGMTHIVREVEKPGSKLHKKETCEAVTIIETPPLVIVGLVAYVKTPRGLRSLNSVWAQHLSEEVRRRFYKNWCKSKKKAFTKYALKYDRDAGKKEIQLQLEKMKKYASVVRVIAHTQIRKMKGLKQKKAHLMEIQINGGTIADKVDYGYKFFEKEVPVDAVFQKDEMIDIIGVTKGKGYEGVVTRWGVTRLPRKTHRGLRKVACIGAWHPARVSYTVARAGQNGYHHRTEMNKKVYKIGKVGQESHDASTEFDRTEKDITPMGGFPHYGVVKGDYLMIKGCCVGPKKRVVTLRQSLLKQTSRLALEEIKLKFVDTSSKFGHGRFQTTDEKQRFFGKLKA encoded by the exons ATGTCGCACCGGAAGTTCGAGCACCCGAGGCACGGGTCCCTCGGCTTCCTCCCCAGGAAGCGCTGCTCCCGCCACCGCGGAAAGG TGAAGTCCTTCCCCAGGGATGACGCCAAGAAGCCCTGCCACCTCACTGCCTTCCTTGGCTACAAGGCTGGAATGACCCACATCGTTCGTGAGGTCGAGAAGCCTGGCTCCA AGCTCCACAAGAAGGAAACATGCGAGGCTGTGACCATCATTGAGACCCCTCCTCTTGTCATTGTTGGACTTGTGGCATACGTGAAGACTCCTCGTGGCCTTCGCTCCCTCAACTCTGTCTGGGCCCAGCACCTTAGCGAAGAAGTGAGGAGGAGATTCTACAAGAACTGGTGCAAGAGCAAAAAGAAAGCTTTCACCAAGTATGCCCTTAAGTATGACCGTGATGCAGGCAAGAAAGAGATCCAGTTGCAACttgagaagatgaagaagtACGCTTCAGTTGTTCGTGTTATCGCCCACACTCAG ATTAGAAAGATGAAAGGAttgaagcagaagaaggcccATCTCATGGAGATCCAGATCAATGGCGGCACTATCGCGGACAAGGTGGACTATGGCTACAAGTTCTTTGAGAAGGAGGTCCCTGTTGACGCTGTCTTTCAAAAAGacgaaatgattgacatcattggtgTCACTAAGGGTAAGGGGTATGAAGGTGTCGTCACCCGTTGGGGTGTCACCCGCCTCCCACGCAAGACCCACAGGGGTCTCCGCAAGGTTGCCTGTATCGGTGCCTGGCATCCTGCTAGGGTGTCCTACACCGTCGCCCGTGCTGGTCAGAACGGATACCACCACCGCACTGAGATGAACAAGAAGGTTTACAAGATCGGCAAGGTGGGACAGGAAAGCCATGACGCCTCCACAGAGTTTGACAG GACTGAGAAGGACATCACCCCGATGGGCGGGTTCCCACACTATGGTGTTGTGAAGGGCGACTACCTCATGATCAAGGGCTGCTGCGTCGGCCCCAAGAAGAGGGTGGTCACCCTCCGCCAGTCCCTGTTGAAGCAGACCTCGCGGTTGGCGCTCGAGGagatcaagctcaagtttgTCGACACCTCGTCCAAGTTTGGGCACGGACGCTTCCAGACCACCGATGAGAAGCAGAGGTTCTTCGGCAAGCTCAAGGCCTGA